The Solenopsis invicta isolate M01_SB chromosome 12, UNIL_Sinv_3.0, whole genome shotgun sequence genome window below encodes:
- the LOC105202699 gene encoding golgin subfamily A member 6-like protein 22 isoform X2: MASPSEGDTVKPTNTNKSTTGINILAPKEGARKRRRLESLTTNSEIPKKTQRRDESCNSYAEATSEKRVEHTEDKKDSSLPRLRKKDPTVSINPQDVQMSRSCETGVGRSDATRLRKTIQWLEEGARRLREDLANVRTELHEERRAAKIAKREFETALREARFAEAAKYQPIIAELKTRIVQSVSPSPSPSPPFKTNAAKDESPKRELSTLRKRLAEAEGTIRRLEQLVKSQASTARHTNATSSCGDARRQEAEIRNLRAENEKLEEKLRIALNAEKTRIAEIRAQRENHEAELTALRKSLRSEAIKMMDELRGKSREIEKLSKLLKRRKLAPAEQETMRKLRENEGNRSIQPASRIEKKVLKDDSHMVRSYMRAIESNRAINEIEVERLRELALEQQEVIEILRQAVKERERKLEQLSNKKRKEEFYKQWLELEPVAEVDDEEDHEDDDSALSSAPSSMSPQPGGYGQWQGNGVTREAYEAVLVEIEELQAKLLKEQRESSHARIQIGDLEKVLLEKERCPDRDKELGELNDKLRAAEEREAALLVELAEIREQNELLEFRLLEMEEIPLRKDSPDAVDSGIVSPEPAHTNKDYSINKQRSRAVATVIPYTNNATTNSVKSTSPVLPRKPPLTLQESGIFEEEEEEEEEMEKGYEDEEEREVEFASCGTQTEAPSGELLQEVQRLQELRARIQERAAKITTPTAFHPTDTSKICFDVSTMDSIVQLTSYQERVRDLEERLEEYEEAERSWEQEKRLSKQREEELLDENYKLTERTYWLENELRTIVKCTLDEADSGNGDETSVVQEMKDVGQNEHQVPEDTQNSKDVQDQLKDANCTRAVQTIETYGNYVATEYSRCQDKNNSDQQSLILGAQCNVTLVSLEEKEKEKEKEKEDKLKVCKSEEPAIKDFTKNDSEKKVIYFRWR; the protein is encoded by the exons ATGGCAAGCCCCTCAGAGGGAGACACCGTCAAGCCGACGAACACGAACAAATCAACGACTGGAATCAACATTCTCGCACCCAAGGAGGGTGCGAGAAAACGACGACGATTAGAATCTCTGACAACAAACTCGGAGATCCCTAAGAAAACGCAGCGACGCGACGAGTCGTGCAACTCCTATGC TGAAGCAACCAGCGAAAAAAGGGTTGAACATACAGAAGATAAAAAGGACTCATCGCTGCCACGTCTGAGAAAGAAGGATCCGACTGTGTCAATAAATCCGCAAGATGTTCAGATGTCACGGTCTTGCGAAACAGGCGTGGGAAGAAGTGACGCAACCAGATTGAGGAAAACGATACAGTGGCTCGAGGAAGGAGCGCGAAGGTTACGCGAGGATCTGGCGAACGTGCGAACAGAGCTACACGAAGAGCGAAGGGCGGCAAAAATTGCCAAGAGGGAGTTCGAAACTGCCCTCAGAGAGGCCAGATTTGCCGAGGCTGCCAAGTACCAACCGATCATAGCCGAGTTAAAGACCAG AATCGTTCAATCTGTGTCGCCATCGCCGTCTCCGTCGCCGCCGTTCAAAACGAATGCCGCGAAAGACGAGAGCCCCAAGCGTGAATTGTCAACCCTCAGGAAACGCTTAGCTGAAGCTGAGGGCACGATACGAAGACTCGAACAATTGGTGAAATCGCAAGCGAGCACCGCTCGCCATACCAATGCTACTTCTTCCTGCGGTGATGCGCGCCGTCAGGAAGCGGAAATACGAAATCTACGCGCAGAAAACGAGAAACTCGAAGAAAAATTGCGT atcgCTCTAAATGCCGAGAAAACTCGCATCGCTGAGATACGAGCTCAACGGGAAAATCACGAAGCTGAACTTACCGCATTGCGAAAATCACTTCGCAGCGAAGCTATAAAAATG ATGGATGAGCTGCGTGGCAAGAGCCGAGAGATTGAGAAGCTGTCGAAGCTCTTGAAACGTCGAAAGTTGGCGCCGGCGGAGCAGGAGACG ATGCGGAAGTTACGGGAGAACGAGGGGAACCGATCGATACAGCCGGCATCTCGCATAGAGAAGAAGGTTCTCAAAGACGACAGTCACATg GTGAGGTCATATATGCGCGCAATAGAATCCAACAGAGCCATAAATGAAATCGAGGTCGAGCGCCTCCGTGAACTCGCGCTTGAGCAGCAGGAAGTCATCGAAATACTTAGACAGGCAGTTAAG gaaagagagagaaagctaGAGCAGTTGTCCAACaagaaaaggaaggaggaaTTTTATAAACAGTGGCTCGAGTTAGAGCCGGTGGCCGAAGTGGATGACGAGGAGGATCATGAAGATGATGATAGCGCTCTGTCGAGCGCCCCGTCATCGATGTCGCCACAACCTGGGGGCTATGGTCAATGGCAGGGCAACGGTGTCACTAGAGAAGCGTACGAAGCTGTCCTCGTCGAGATCGAGGAGTTACAGGCGAAGCTTCTTAAGGAGCAACGCGAATCGTCGCATGCCAGAATTCAAATTGGCGACTTGGAAAAAGTGCTCTTGGAGAAAGAG AGATGTCCCGATCGTGACAAAGAGTTGGGCGAGCTGAATGATAAGCTTCGAGCTGCCGAGGAACGAGAGGCCGCGCTCTTGGTTGAGCTCGCGGAGATACGCGAGCAGAACGAACTGCTAGAATTTCGATTGCTCGAAATGGAGGAAATACCCCTGCGCAAGGACAGCCCCGATGCGGTGGACAGCGGCATCGTTTCACCGGAACCTGCTCATACGAACAAG GATTATTCAATCAACAAACAGAGAAGCCGCGCCGTGGCGACCGTGATACCCTACACGAATAATGCTACGACGAACTCTGTAAAGTCCACGTCACCCGTGTTACCGCGAAAGCCGCCGCTCACCCTTCAAGAGAGTGGCATCTtcgaagaggaggaagaggaggaggaagagatgGAGAAAGGGTATGAAGACGAGGAGGAGCGCGAAGTCGAGTTTGCCAGCTGCGGTACTCAGACGGAAGCGCCGTCCGGCGAACTCCTACAGGAGGTGCAGCGTCTCCAAGAACTGAGAGCCCGAATTCAGGAACGAGCGGCCAAGATCACAACGCCGACGGCCTTCCATCCGACTGATACGTCCAAGATCTGTTTCGACGTGTCGACAATGGACTCGATAGTTCAGCTGACCTCCTACCAGGAGCGCGTTCGCGACCTCGAGGAGAGACTCGAGGAGTACGAGGAAGCCGAGAGGAGCTGGGAACAAGAGAAGCGGCTGTCGAAGCAGCGGGAGGAGGAACTGTTGgatgaaaattacaaacttACAGAGAGAACGTACTGGTTGGAGAACGAACTGCGGACTATCGTGAAATGTACCCTCGACGAGGCTGACAGCGGGAACGGAGATGAGACGAGTGTCGTACAGGAAATGAAGGACGTGGGCCAAAATGAACACCAAGTTCCAGAAGATACACAGAATTCGAAAGATGTGCAAGATCAACTTAAAGATGCAAACTGCACGCGCGCTGTTCAGACCATCGAAACGTATGGAAACTACGTGGCCACGGAATACTCCCGATGCCAAGATAAAAACAACTCCGACCAGCAGAGTTTGATTCTGGGTGCTCAATGTAATGTCACG CTTGTATCCCTGgaggaaaaggaaaaggaaaaggaaaaggaaaaggaGGACAAACTGAAAGTCTGTAAATCCGAAGAACCGGCCATTAAAGATTTTACCAAAAACGACTCGGAAAAGAAG GTGATCTATTTTCGCTGGAGATAA
- the LOC105202699 gene encoding golgin subfamily A member 6-like protein 22 isoform X1, which produces MASPSEGDTVKPTNTNKSTTGINILAPKEGARKRRRLESLTTNSEIPKKTQRRDESCNSYAEATSEKRVEHTEDKKDSSLPRLRKKDPTVSINPQDVQMSRSCETGVGRSDATRLRKTIQWLEEGARRLREDLANVRTELHEERRAAKIAKREFETALREARFAEAAKYQPIIAELKTRIVQSVSPSPSPSPPFKTNAAKDESPKRELSTLRKRLAEAEGTIRRLEQLVKSQASTARHTNATSSCGDARRQEAEIRNLRAENEKLEEKLRIALNAEKTRIAEIRAQRENHEAELTALRKSLRSEAIKMMDELRGKSREIEKLSKLLKRRKLAPAEQETMRKLRENEGNRSIQPASRIEKKVLKDDSHMVRSYMRAIESNRAINEIEVERLRELALEQQEVIEILRQAVKERERKLEQLSNKKRKEEFYKQWLELEPVAEVDDEEDHEDDDSALSSAPSSMSPQPGGYGQWQGNGVTREAYEAVLVEIEELQAKLLKEQRESSHARIQIGDLEKVLLEKERCPDRDKELGELNDKLRAAEEREAALLVELAEIREQNELLEFRLLEMEEIPLRKDSPDAVDSGIVSPEPAHTNKDYSINKQRSRAVATVIPYTNNATTNSVKSTSPVLPRKPPLTLQESGIFEEEEEEEEEMEKGYEDEEEREVEFASCGTQTEAPSGELLQEVQRLQELRARIQERAAKITTPTAFHPTDTSKICFDVSTMDSIVQLTSYQERVRDLEERLEEYEEAERSWEQEKRLSKQREEELLDENYKLTERTYWLENELRTIVKCTLDEADSGNGDETSVVQEMKDVGQNEHQVPEDTQNSKDVQDQLKDANCTRAVQTIETYGNYVATEYSRCQDKNNSDQQSLILGAQCNVTLVSLEEKEKEKEKEKEDKLKVCKSEEPAIKDFTKNDSEKKVSRRRARSNEREKRSVKTARVANVRFVRDVSFGQRNHPLVLYQEICV; this is translated from the exons ATGGCAAGCCCCTCAGAGGGAGACACCGTCAAGCCGACGAACACGAACAAATCAACGACTGGAATCAACATTCTCGCACCCAAGGAGGGTGCGAGAAAACGACGACGATTAGAATCTCTGACAACAAACTCGGAGATCCCTAAGAAAACGCAGCGACGCGACGAGTCGTGCAACTCCTATGC TGAAGCAACCAGCGAAAAAAGGGTTGAACATACAGAAGATAAAAAGGACTCATCGCTGCCACGTCTGAGAAAGAAGGATCCGACTGTGTCAATAAATCCGCAAGATGTTCAGATGTCACGGTCTTGCGAAACAGGCGTGGGAAGAAGTGACGCAACCAGATTGAGGAAAACGATACAGTGGCTCGAGGAAGGAGCGCGAAGGTTACGCGAGGATCTGGCGAACGTGCGAACAGAGCTACACGAAGAGCGAAGGGCGGCAAAAATTGCCAAGAGGGAGTTCGAAACTGCCCTCAGAGAGGCCAGATTTGCCGAGGCTGCCAAGTACCAACCGATCATAGCCGAGTTAAAGACCAG AATCGTTCAATCTGTGTCGCCATCGCCGTCTCCGTCGCCGCCGTTCAAAACGAATGCCGCGAAAGACGAGAGCCCCAAGCGTGAATTGTCAACCCTCAGGAAACGCTTAGCTGAAGCTGAGGGCACGATACGAAGACTCGAACAATTGGTGAAATCGCAAGCGAGCACCGCTCGCCATACCAATGCTACTTCTTCCTGCGGTGATGCGCGCCGTCAGGAAGCGGAAATACGAAATCTACGCGCAGAAAACGAGAAACTCGAAGAAAAATTGCGT atcgCTCTAAATGCCGAGAAAACTCGCATCGCTGAGATACGAGCTCAACGGGAAAATCACGAAGCTGAACTTACCGCATTGCGAAAATCACTTCGCAGCGAAGCTATAAAAATG ATGGATGAGCTGCGTGGCAAGAGCCGAGAGATTGAGAAGCTGTCGAAGCTCTTGAAACGTCGAAAGTTGGCGCCGGCGGAGCAGGAGACG ATGCGGAAGTTACGGGAGAACGAGGGGAACCGATCGATACAGCCGGCATCTCGCATAGAGAAGAAGGTTCTCAAAGACGACAGTCACATg GTGAGGTCATATATGCGCGCAATAGAATCCAACAGAGCCATAAATGAAATCGAGGTCGAGCGCCTCCGTGAACTCGCGCTTGAGCAGCAGGAAGTCATCGAAATACTTAGACAGGCAGTTAAG gaaagagagagaaagctaGAGCAGTTGTCCAACaagaaaaggaaggaggaaTTTTATAAACAGTGGCTCGAGTTAGAGCCGGTGGCCGAAGTGGATGACGAGGAGGATCATGAAGATGATGATAGCGCTCTGTCGAGCGCCCCGTCATCGATGTCGCCACAACCTGGGGGCTATGGTCAATGGCAGGGCAACGGTGTCACTAGAGAAGCGTACGAAGCTGTCCTCGTCGAGATCGAGGAGTTACAGGCGAAGCTTCTTAAGGAGCAACGCGAATCGTCGCATGCCAGAATTCAAATTGGCGACTTGGAAAAAGTGCTCTTGGAGAAAGAG AGATGTCCCGATCGTGACAAAGAGTTGGGCGAGCTGAATGATAAGCTTCGAGCTGCCGAGGAACGAGAGGCCGCGCTCTTGGTTGAGCTCGCGGAGATACGCGAGCAGAACGAACTGCTAGAATTTCGATTGCTCGAAATGGAGGAAATACCCCTGCGCAAGGACAGCCCCGATGCGGTGGACAGCGGCATCGTTTCACCGGAACCTGCTCATACGAACAAG GATTATTCAATCAACAAACAGAGAAGCCGCGCCGTGGCGACCGTGATACCCTACACGAATAATGCTACGACGAACTCTGTAAAGTCCACGTCACCCGTGTTACCGCGAAAGCCGCCGCTCACCCTTCAAGAGAGTGGCATCTtcgaagaggaggaagaggaggaggaagagatgGAGAAAGGGTATGAAGACGAGGAGGAGCGCGAAGTCGAGTTTGCCAGCTGCGGTACTCAGACGGAAGCGCCGTCCGGCGAACTCCTACAGGAGGTGCAGCGTCTCCAAGAACTGAGAGCCCGAATTCAGGAACGAGCGGCCAAGATCACAACGCCGACGGCCTTCCATCCGACTGATACGTCCAAGATCTGTTTCGACGTGTCGACAATGGACTCGATAGTTCAGCTGACCTCCTACCAGGAGCGCGTTCGCGACCTCGAGGAGAGACTCGAGGAGTACGAGGAAGCCGAGAGGAGCTGGGAACAAGAGAAGCGGCTGTCGAAGCAGCGGGAGGAGGAACTGTTGgatgaaaattacaaacttACAGAGAGAACGTACTGGTTGGAGAACGAACTGCGGACTATCGTGAAATGTACCCTCGACGAGGCTGACAGCGGGAACGGAGATGAGACGAGTGTCGTACAGGAAATGAAGGACGTGGGCCAAAATGAACACCAAGTTCCAGAAGATACACAGAATTCGAAAGATGTGCAAGATCAACTTAAAGATGCAAACTGCACGCGCGCTGTTCAGACCATCGAAACGTATGGAAACTACGTGGCCACGGAATACTCCCGATGCCAAGATAAAAACAACTCCGACCAGCAGAGTTTGATTCTGGGTGCTCAATGTAATGTCACG CTTGTATCCCTGgaggaaaaggaaaaggaaaaggaaaaggaaaaggaGGACAAACTGAAAGTCTGTAAATCCGAAGAACCGGCCATTAAAGATTTTACCAAAAACGACTCGGAAAAGAAGGTTAGCCGAAGACGAGCTAGGAGTAACGAGCGCGAAAAACGGTCCGTGAAAACAGCAAGAGTGGCAAACGTCAGATTCGTCCGCGACGTCTCTTTCGGGCAGAGGAACCATCCGTTGGTTTTATATCAGGAAATTTGCGTTTAG